One segment of Streptomyces sp. TG1A-8 DNA contains the following:
- the polA gene encoding DNA polymerase I — translation MAKTASKKTDKTSGGTRPRLMLMDGHSLAYRAFFALPAENFTTATGQPTNAIYGFASMLANTLRDEEPTHFAVAFDVSRKTWRSEKFTEYKANRSKTPDEFKGQVELIGELLDAMRAQRFAVEGFEADDIIATLATQAEAEGFEVLIVTGDRDSFQLVTEHTTVLYPTKGVSELTRFTPEKVVEKYGLTPTQYPDFAALRGDPSDNLPGIPGVGEKTAAKWINQFGSFAELVERVDEVKGKAGQNLREHLEAVKLNRHLTELERGVELPKTVADLERAPYDRTAVTMVLDTLEIRNPSLRERLFAVDPGAQETGTAPAAAAGVELDGAVLGTGELAPWLAGHGTGTLGVATVDAWALGTGSVAEVALAAAGGAAAWFDPSELDEADENAFAAWLADAARPKVFHDAKRAMRVFAEHGWSVGGVHMDTALAAYLVKPGRRSFDLDALSMEYLHRELTLAAAADGQLAFGADDGAEAEALMIQARTVLDLGEAFGERLQEVGAADLLRDVELPTSVLLARMERHGIAADRAHLEAMEQLFAGAVQQAVKEAHAAAGHEFNLGSPKQLQEVLFGELALPKTKKTKTGYTTDADALAWLATRTGNELPVIMLRHREQAKLRVTVEGLIKTIGADGRIHTTFNQTVAATGRLSSTDPNLQNIPVRTDEGRAIRRGFVVGEGFESLMTADYSQIELRVMAHLSEDEGLIEAFTSGEDLHTTVASQVFSVGRDAVDAEMRRKIKAMSYGLAYGLSAFGLSQQLNIDAAEARALMDTYFERFGGVRDYLRRAVDEARATGYTETLFGRRRYLPDLNSDNRQRRETAERMALNAPIQGTAADIVKIAMLHVDRALREADLKSRMLLQVHDEIVLEIAPGERRAAEDIVRREMAGAVHLRAPLDVSVGVGPDWESAAH, via the coding sequence GTGGCGAAGACAGCATCGAAGAAGACCGACAAGACCTCCGGCGGTACCCGTCCCCGGCTGATGCTCATGGACGGGCACTCGCTGGCCTACCGCGCGTTCTTCGCGCTGCCCGCGGAGAACTTCACGACCGCGACGGGCCAGCCGACGAACGCGATCTACGGCTTCGCGTCGATGCTGGCCAACACCCTGCGCGACGAGGAGCCCACGCACTTCGCGGTGGCCTTCGACGTCTCCCGCAAGACCTGGCGCTCCGAGAAGTTCACCGAGTACAAGGCGAACCGTTCCAAGACCCCGGACGAGTTCAAGGGCCAGGTGGAGCTGATCGGCGAGCTGCTCGACGCCATGCGCGCGCAGCGCTTCGCCGTCGAGGGCTTCGAGGCGGACGACATCATCGCCACCCTCGCCACGCAGGCGGAGGCCGAGGGCTTCGAGGTGCTGATCGTCACCGGTGACCGCGACTCCTTCCAGCTGGTCACCGAGCACACGACCGTGCTGTACCCGACGAAGGGCGTCTCGGAGCTGACCCGGTTCACCCCCGAGAAGGTCGTCGAGAAGTACGGACTGACGCCGACCCAGTACCCCGACTTCGCGGCCCTGCGCGGCGACCCCTCGGACAACCTGCCCGGCATCCCCGGCGTCGGCGAGAAGACGGCGGCGAAGTGGATCAACCAGTTCGGCTCCTTCGCCGAGCTGGTCGAGCGCGTCGACGAGGTCAAGGGCAAGGCGGGGCAGAACCTGCGCGAGCACCTGGAGGCGGTCAAGCTCAACCGCCACCTCACCGAGCTGGAGCGCGGGGTCGAGCTGCCGAAGACGGTCGCCGACCTGGAACGGGCCCCGTACGACCGCACGGCCGTCACGATGGTCCTGGACACCCTGGAGATCCGCAACCCGTCCCTGCGCGAGCGTCTCTTCGCCGTCGACCCCGGCGCCCAGGAGACCGGGACGGCCCCGGCCGCGGCGGCCGGCGTCGAACTGGACGGCGCGGTCCTCGGCACCGGCGAGCTGGCCCCCTGGCTCGCCGGGCACGGCACCGGCACGCTCGGCGTGGCCACCGTCGACGCCTGGGCGCTGGGCACCGGCTCGGTCGCCGAGGTCGCCCTCGCGGCGGCCGGGGGAGCGGCCGCCTGGTTCGACCCCTCCGAGCTGGACGAGGCCGACGAGAACGCGTTCGCGGCCTGGCTCGCCGACGCCGCCAGGCCCAAGGTGTTCCACGACGCCAAGCGCGCCATGCGGGTCTTCGCCGAGCACGGCTGGAGCGTCGGGGGCGTCCACATGGACACCGCGCTCGCCGCCTACCTGGTCAAGCCCGGCCGCCGCTCCTTCGACCTGGACGCGCTGTCGATGGAGTACCTGCACCGCGAGCTGACTCTGGCCGCGGCGGCCGACGGCCAGCTGGCGTTCGGCGCGGACGACGGCGCCGAGGCCGAGGCGCTGATGATCCAGGCCCGCACGGTCCTCGACCTGGGCGAGGCCTTCGGGGAGCGCCTCCAGGAGGTCGGCGCCGCCGACCTCCTGCGGGACGTGGAGCTGCCCACCTCGGTCCTGCTCGCCCGCATGGAGCGCCACGGCATCGCCGCCGACCGCGCGCACCTCGAAGCGATGGAGCAGCTGTTCGCGGGCGCGGTGCAGCAGGCCGTGAAGGAGGCCCACGCGGCGGCCGGCCACGAATTCAACCTGGGCTCCCCCAAGCAGCTCCAGGAGGTCCTCTTCGGCGAGCTGGCCCTGCCGAAGACGAAGAAGACCAAGACCGGCTACACCACCGACGCCGACGCCCTGGCCTGGCTCGCCACCCGAACCGGCAACGAACTGCCGGTGATCATGCTCCGGCACCGCGAGCAGGCCAAGCTGCGCGTGACCGTCGAGGGCCTGATCAAGACGATCGGCGCGGACGGCCGCATCCACACCACGTTCAACCAGACGGTGGCCGCCACCGGCCGGCTGTCCTCCACGGACCCCAACCTGCAGAACATCCCGGTCCGCACCGACGAGGGCCGGGCCATCCGCCGCGGCTTCGTGGTCGGCGAGGGCTTCGAGTCCCTGATGACCGCCGACTACAGCCAGATCGAGCTGCGCGTGATGGCCCACCTGTCCGAGGACGAGGGCCTCATCGAGGCGTTCACCTCCGGCGAGGACCTGCACACCACGGTCGCCTCCCAGGTCTTCTCGGTCGGGCGGGACGCGGTGGACGCGGAGATGCGCCGCAAGATCAAGGCGATGTCGTACGGCCTCGCCTACGGCCTGTCCGCCTTCGGCCTCTCCCAGCAGCTGAACATCGATGCGGCCGAGGCGCGCGCCCTGATGGACACCTACTTCGAGCGCTTCGGCGGCGTACGGGACTACCTGCGCCGGGCGGTCGACGAGGCCCGTGCCACCGGTTACACCGAGACCCTGTTCGGCCGCCGCCGCTACCTGCCCGACCTCAACAGCGACAACCGGCAGCGCCGCGAGACGGCCGAACGCATGGCCCTGAACGCGCCCATCCAGGGCACGGCGGCCGACATCGTCAAGATCGCCATGCTCCACGTCGACCGGGCCCTGCGCGAGGCGGACCTCAAGTCCCGGATGCTCCTGCAGGTGCACGACGAGATCGTCCTGGAGATCGCCCCCGGCGAGCGCCGGGCCGCGGAGGACATCGTCCGCCGCGAGATGGCGGGGGCGGTCCACCTGCGCGCCCCCCTCGACGTCTCCGTGGGCGTGGGCCCGGACTGGGAGTCGGCGGCCCACTGA
- a CDS encoding lytic transglycosylase domain-containing protein: protein MAAHFGRRLRKGAASTAVAAAAVAALSASQAPAATGDDHGRPAAAGTGTPAADGNATGNSPYYTDLPPLKSPEPGPAPTIGTPVFRGEAEAGIPATVLDAYKKAEAELRASKPGCNLPWQLLAAIGKVESGQARGGRVDAAGTTLGRILGPQLDGNGFALIQDTDGGAYDGNSAYDQAVGPMQFIPSTWAWAGRDGNDDGRKDPNNVYDAALAAGHYLCRNGWDLSRDADLHSAVLSYNNSQDYLNLVLNWLEYYRKGTHSVPDGAGTLPAHRSDTTGGPRTSPPSSRPPRTTGPTPPPTSRPAEPGRPGTPGGGESSQPAPPTPPTMPTPTPSETVDHLVDAGTAKLTAMAGDAFGQRISTRAVTGAGAAVGKVRVRFTITGDTDATFAGGETVATVATDAEGVAVAPALQAGEKTGDFTVTTTVVGHSVKGVDYPATVTARAADTLTRIGDTPLTCTPGGEFAAGVQAKATYQGAAADRVAATATLVASAADATASDKGPYFKDAGGRAVRALTLQTDDQGLLTLPKLYADDTAGTFLLRITTTGGATLTVELTVAAADAPASPGPSPSQSAAS from the coding sequence ATGGCGGCGCATTTCGGCAGGAGGCTGCGCAAGGGAGCGGCGAGCACCGCCGTGGCCGCGGCGGCGGTCGCGGCTCTGTCCGCGTCCCAGGCTCCGGCGGCGACCGGGGACGACCACGGCAGACCGGCCGCGGCCGGCACCGGCACCCCCGCGGCCGACGGCAACGCCACCGGCAACTCGCCCTACTACACGGACCTGCCGCCGCTGAAGAGCCCCGAGCCAGGTCCGGCACCGACGATCGGCACACCCGTCTTCCGGGGGGAGGCCGAGGCCGGCATACCCGCCACCGTCCTAGACGCCTACAAGAAGGCCGAGGCCGAGCTCCGCGCCTCCAAGCCGGGCTGCAACCTGCCCTGGCAACTCCTCGCCGCCATCGGCAAGGTGGAGTCGGGCCAGGCCCGCGGCGGCCGGGTGGACGCGGCGGGCACCACCCTGGGCCGCATCCTCGGCCCGCAGCTCGACGGCAACGGCTTCGCGCTCATCCAGGACACCGACGGCGGCGCGTACGACGGCAACAGCGCCTACGACCAGGCCGTCGGCCCGATGCAGTTCATCCCCTCCACCTGGGCGTGGGCGGGCCGCGACGGCAACGACGACGGCAGGAAGGACCCCAACAACGTCTACGACGCCGCCCTCGCCGCCGGCCACTACCTGTGCCGCAACGGCTGGGACCTGTCCCGCGACGCCGACCTGCACAGCGCGGTCCTCAGCTACAACAACTCGCAGGACTACCTGAACCTGGTCCTGAACTGGCTGGAGTACTACCGCAAGGGCACCCACTCCGTCCCGGACGGCGCCGGCACGCTGCCCGCCCACCGCAGCGACACCACGGGCGGCCCCCGGACCTCCCCGCCGTCCTCGCGGCCGCCGAGGACCACCGGGCCCACCCCGCCCCCGACGAGCAGGCCGGCCGAGCCAGGCAGGCCCGGCACACCCGGCGGCGGCGAGAGCTCCCAGCCGGCCCCGCCCACCCCGCCGACGATGCCCACGCCCACGCCCTCCGAGACCGTGGACCACCTGGTGGACGCGGGCACCGCGAAGCTCACCGCGATGGCCGGGGACGCCTTCGGCCAGCGGATCAGCACCCGCGCCGTGACCGGGGCCGGAGCGGCCGTCGGCAAGGTCAGGGTCCGGTTCACCATCACCGGTGACACCGACGCCACGTTCGCCGGCGGCGAGACCGTGGCCACCGTGGCCACCGACGCCGAGGGCGTGGCGGTCGCGCCGGCCCTGCAGGCGGGCGAGAAGACCGGCGACTTCACCGTCACCACCACCGTCGTCGGCCACAGCGTCAAGGGGGTCGACTACCCGGCCACCGTCACCGCCCGCGCCGCCGACACCCTCACCCGCATCGGCGACACCCCGCTGACCTGCACCCCCGGCGGCGAGTTCGCCGCCGGGGTCCAGGCGAAGGCGACGTACCAGGGCGCCGCCGCGGACAGGGTCGCGGCCACCGCGACGCTCGTGGCGTCGGCCGCCGACGCCACGGCGAGCGACAAGGGCCCCTACTTCAAGGACGCCGGCGGCAGGGCCGTGCGCGCCCTCACCCTCCAGACCGACGACCAGGGCCTGCTCACCCTGCCGAAGCTGTACGCGGACGACACCGCCGGCACCTTCCTGCTCCGCATCACCACCACCGGCGGCGCCACCCTCACGGTGGAGCTGACGGTCGCCGCGGCCGACGCCCCGGCGAGCCCCGGTCCGTCACCGAGCCAGTCCGCGGCCTCCTGA
- the hrpB gene encoding ATP-dependent helicase HrpB encodes MIRDDALDALPVRTALPALAGALEADGTAVLVAPPGTGKTTLVPLVLAGLAGGGPARRVVVAEPRRIAARAAARRMAWLLGERTGRSVGYTVRGERVVGRHTRVEVVTTGVLLQRLQRDQELAGVDAVVLDECHERHLDADTVAAFLWDVRQTLRPELRLVAASATTDAEGWSRLLGGAPVVEAQGVSHPVEVVWAPPDRPVRPPHGMRVDPALLAHVASVVRRALAERPGDVLCFLPGVGEIARVAGRLGDLGDVEVLQVHGRAPAAVQDAVLTRGERRRVVLATSVAESSLTVPGVRVVVDAGLAREPRVDHARGLSGLVTVRASRAAGRQRAGRAGREAPGAVYRCWTEAEDGRLPAFPAPEIKVADLTAFALQAACWGDPDASGLALLDAPPGGAMAAARAVLSAVGAVDGAGRVTPLGERLGRLGVHPRLGRALLDAPGAGAEVVALLSEEVPREYGDDLAGALRRARGGGDAYAERWRGEVRRLRAVSGEPSRPHVHDRRPPVDVRPGAGAGDDRLAGAVAALAFPERVARLDGGSYLMASGTRAELGEGSALRGAPWIVVAAADRAAGKGHARVRLGAAVPEDVARAAAGALAAEREEVHWADGDVVARRVERLGAIELAVRPLGDAGPALVRAALLDGLRRQGLGLLRWSQDARVLRQRLAFVRAHLGEPWPDVSDEALLARADEWLEPELGRARRRADLGRIDAGRALARLLPWASGDAARLDGLAPERITVPSGSSVRVDYADPERPVLAVKLQEMFGLRETPVVAGVPLLVHLLSPAGRPAAVTADLASFWADGYRSVRAELRGRYPKHPWPEDPATAAPTRHTNARLGR; translated from the coding sequence GTGATCCGTGACGACGCCCTCGACGCGCTGCCCGTGCGCACCGCCCTGCCCGCCCTGGCCGGCGCCCTGGAGGCGGACGGCACCGCCGTCCTGGTGGCGCCGCCGGGCACCGGCAAGACGACGCTGGTGCCGCTGGTGCTGGCGGGACTGGCCGGCGGCGGTCCGGCGCGGCGGGTCGTGGTGGCCGAACCGCGGCGGATCGCGGCGCGGGCGGCGGCCCGGCGGATGGCGTGGCTGCTCGGGGAGCGGACCGGCCGGAGCGTCGGCTACACGGTGCGCGGCGAGCGCGTGGTGGGGCGGCACACCCGCGTGGAGGTCGTGACGACCGGTGTGCTGCTGCAGCGGCTGCAGCGCGACCAGGAACTGGCGGGCGTCGACGCGGTGGTGCTCGACGAGTGCCACGAGCGGCACCTGGACGCCGACACGGTGGCCGCGTTCCTGTGGGACGTGCGGCAGACGCTGCGGCCGGAGCTACGGCTGGTGGCCGCCTCGGCGACCACGGACGCCGAGGGCTGGTCGCGGCTGCTCGGCGGGGCGCCGGTGGTCGAGGCGCAGGGCGTGTCGCATCCGGTCGAGGTGGTGTGGGCGCCGCCGGACCGCCCGGTCCGGCCGCCGCACGGGATGCGGGTGGATCCGGCGCTGCTCGCGCACGTGGCCTCGGTGGTGCGGCGGGCGCTGGCCGAGCGGCCGGGCGACGTGCTGTGCTTCCTGCCGGGTGTGGGCGAGATCGCGCGCGTGGCCGGACGGCTCGGGGACCTCGGGGACGTCGAGGTGCTCCAGGTGCACGGGCGGGCGCCGGCCGCGGTGCAGGACGCGGTGCTGACGCGGGGGGAGCGGCGCCGGGTGGTGCTGGCCACGTCGGTGGCCGAGTCGTCGCTGACGGTGCCCGGGGTGCGGGTGGTGGTCGACGCGGGGCTGGCGCGGGAGCCGCGGGTGGACCACGCGCGCGGTCTGAGCGGGCTGGTGACCGTGCGGGCGTCGCGGGCGGCCGGCCGGCAGCGGGCGGGGCGGGCCGGGCGCGAGGCGCCGGGGGCGGTCTACCGGTGCTGGACGGAGGCGGAGGACGGCCGTCTGCCGGCGTTCCCGGCGCCGGAGATCAAGGTGGCCGATCTGACCGCCTTCGCCCTTCAGGCGGCCTGCTGGGGCGATCCGGACGCCTCCGGACTCGCCCTGCTGGATGCGCCGCCGGGCGGGGCGATGGCGGCGGCGCGCGCTGTCCTGTCGGCCGTGGGGGCGGTGGACGGTGCCGGGCGGGTCACCCCGCTCGGGGAGCGGCTCGGGCGGCTGGGGGTGCACCCCCGGCTGGGGCGGGCGCTGCTGGACGCCCCCGGCGCGGGGGCCGAGGTGGTGGCCCTGTTGTCGGAGGAGGTCCCGCGGGAGTACGGGGACGACCTCGCCGGTGCGCTCCGGCGTGCCCGGGGCGGGGGTGACGCCTACGCGGAACGGTGGCGCGGTGAGGTGCGGCGGTTGCGGGCCGTCTCCGGGGAGCCGTCCCGGCCGCACGTCCACGACCGCCGGCCGCCCGTGGACGTGCGGCCGGGAGCGGGCGCCGGTGACGACCGGCTCGCCGGCGCCGTCGCCGCCCTCGCCTTCCCCGAGCGCGTCGCCCGGCTCGACGGCGGGTCGTACCTCATGGCGTCCGGGACCCGGGCCGAGCTGGGCGAGGGGTCGGCGCTGCGCGGGGCGCCGTGGATCGTCGTGGCCGCCGCCGACCGGGCCGCCGGGAAGGGGCACGCGCGCGTGCGGCTCGGCGCGGCCGTGCCCGAGGACGTGGCGCGGGCCGCCGCCGGGGCCCTCGCCGCCGAACGGGAGGAGGTGCACTGGGCCGACGGGGACGTGGTGGCCCGGCGGGTGGAGCGGCTGGGGGCGATCGAGCTGGCCGTGCGGCCGCTGGGGGACGCCGGTCCCGCGCTCGTCCGCGCCGCCCTGCTCGACGGGCTGCGCCGGCAGGGACTGGGGCTGCTGCGCTGGTCGCAGGATGCGAGGGTGCTGCGGCAGCGGCTGGCCTTCGTGCGTGCGCACCTGGGCGAGCCCTGGCCGGACGTGTCCGACGAGGCGCTGCTCGCGCGCGCGGACGAATGGCTGGAGCCCGAACTGGGCCGGGCCCGGCGGCGGGCCGATCTCGGGCGGATCGACGCCGGCCGGGCCCTCGCGCGGCTGCTGCCCTGGGCGAGCGGTGACGCCGCACGGCTCGACGGGCTGGCACCCGAGCGGATCACCGTGCCGAGCGGGTCCTCGGTCCGGGTCGACTACGCGGACCCGGAGCGGCCCGTGCTGGCGGTGAAGCTGCAGGAGATGTTCGGACTGCGGGAGACGCCGGTCGTGGCGGGGGTGCCGCTGCTCGTCCACCTGCTCTCCCCCGCCGGGCGGCCCGCCGCCGTGACGGCCGACCTCGCCTCCTTCTGGGCGGACGGCTACCGGAGCGTGCGGGCGGAACTGCGCGGGCGCTATCCGAAGCACCCCTGGCCCGAGGATCCGGCGACCGCGGCGCCCACCCGGCACACCAACGCGCGGCTCGGGCGCTGA
- a CDS encoding class I SAM-dependent methyltransferase — protein MREGAHPGRIPAFPAQESSRKAERAFAAPPGDTVARRAGRKSTTREPIIQEPASPGPEGAEPEATRRDAGAAESSRANRGWWDRNADEYQREHGTFLGDDRFVWGPEGLDEVEAGLLGPPEELEGRAVLEIGAGAAQCARWLAARGARPVALDLSHRQLQHALRIGGSFPLVCADACALPFADGSFDLACSAYGALPFVADPRRVLREVRRVLRPGGRFVFSVTHPVRWAFPDEPGPEGLSVSASYFDRTPYVEQGEDGRAVYVEHHRTLGDRVRDVVASGFRLADLVEPEWPAWNTSEWGGWSPLRGSLIPGTAIFVCERD, from the coding sequence ATGCGCGAAGGAGCACACCCGGGGCGGATCCCCGCATTTCCGGCACAGGAATCGTCCCGGAAGGCCGAGCGGGCCTTCGCGGCCCCGCCGGGAGACACCGTCGCCCGGCGGGCTGGACGGAAGAGTACGACGAGGGAGCCGATCATCCAAGAGCCCGCATCGCCCGGCCCGGAGGGGGCCGAGCCGGAAGCCACCCGGCGTGACGCCGGGGCAGCGGAGAGCAGCCGGGCCAACCGGGGCTGGTGGGACCGCAACGCGGACGAGTACCAGCGCGAGCACGGCACCTTCCTGGGCGACGACCGCTTCGTGTGGGGTCCGGAGGGCCTGGACGAGGTGGAGGCCGGACTGCTCGGACCGCCGGAGGAGCTGGAGGGCCGGGCGGTCCTGGAGATCGGCGCCGGCGCGGCCCAGTGCGCGCGCTGGCTGGCCGCCCGGGGGGCCCGCCCGGTGGCGCTGGACCTCTCGCACCGCCAGCTGCAGCACGCGCTGCGCATCGGCGGCTCGTTCCCCCTCGTGTGCGCCGACGCCTGCGCGCTGCCCTTCGCGGACGGCTCCTTCGACCTGGCCTGCTCGGCGTACGGCGCGCTGCCGTTCGTCGCCGACCCGCGGCGGGTGCTGCGCGAGGTGCGGCGGGTGCTGCGGCCGGGCGGCCGGTTCGTCTTCTCGGTGACGCACCCCGTCCGCTGGGCGTTCCCGGACGAACCCGGTCCCGAGGGGCTGTCGGTGTCGGCGTCGTACTTCGACCGCACGCCGTACGTCGAGCAGGGCGAGGACGGCCGCGCGGTGTACGTCGAGCACCACCGGACCCTCGGCGACCGCGTGCGGGACGTCGTGGCCTCGGGCTTCCGCCTGGCGGACCTGGTGGAGCCCGAGTGGCCGGCCTGGAACACCTCGGAGTGGGGCGGCTGGTCCCCGCTGCGCGGCAGCCTGATCCCGGGGACGGCGATCTTCGTGTGCGAGCGGGACTGA
- the rpsA gene encoding 30S ribosomal protein S1 — protein sequence MTSSTETTATTPQVAVNDIGNEEAFLAAIDETIKYFNDGDIVDGVIVKVDRDEVLLDIGYKTEGVIPSRELSIKHDVDPNEVVAVGDEIEALVLQKEDKEGRLILSKKRAQYERAWGTIEKIKEEDGIVTGTVIEVVKGGLILDIGLRGFLPASLVEMRRVRDLQPYVGKELEAKIIELDKNRNNVVLSRRAWLEQTQSEVRQTFLTTLQKGQVRSGVVSSIVNFGAFVDLGGVDGLVHVSELSWKHIDHPSEVVEVGQEVTVEVLDVDMDRERVSLSLKATQEDPWQQFARTHQIGQVVPGKVTKLVPFGAFVRVDEGIEGLVHISELAERHVEIPEQVVQVNDEIFVKVIDIDLERRRISLSLKQANESFGADPSAVEFDPTLYGMAASYDDQGNYIYPEGFDPETNDWLPGYEKQREEWERQYAEAQSRFEQHQQQVIKSREADAQAVAEGGEAAAPAATGGSYSSEGADTSGALASDEALAALREKLAGGQS from the coding sequence ATGACGAGCAGCACCGAGACCACCGCCACCACCCCGCAGGTAGCGGTCAACGACATCGGTAACGAGGAAGCCTTCCTCGCCGCGATCGACGAGACGATCAAGTACTTCAACGACGGCGACATCGTCGACGGCGTCATCGTGAAGGTCGACCGGGACGAGGTCCTGCTCGACATCGGTTACAAGACCGAAGGTGTCATCCCGAGCCGCGAGCTCTCGATCAAGCACGACGTCGACCCGAACGAGGTCGTCGCCGTCGGTGACGAGATCGAGGCCCTGGTCCTCCAGAAGGAGGACAAGGAAGGCCGCCTGATCCTCTCGAAGAAGCGCGCCCAGTACGAGCGTGCCTGGGGCACCATCGAGAAGATCAAGGAAGAGGACGGCATCGTCACCGGTACCGTCATCGAGGTCGTCAAGGGTGGTCTCATCCTCGACATCGGCCTCCGCGGCTTCCTCCCGGCCTCCCTGGTCGAGATGCGCCGCGTCCGCGACCTCCAGCCCTACGTGGGCAAGGAGCTCGAGGCCAAGATCATCGAGCTGGACAAGAACCGCAACAACGTGGTCCTGTCCCGCCGTGCCTGGCTGGAGCAGACCCAGTCCGAGGTCCGCCAGACCTTCCTCACCACCCTCCAGAAGGGCCAGGTGCGGTCCGGCGTCGTCTCCTCGATCGTCAACTTCGGTGCCTTCGTGGACCTGGGTGGCGTCGACGGCCTGGTTCACGTCTCCGAGCTGTCCTGGAAGCACATCGACCACCCCTCCGAGGTCGTCGAGGTCGGCCAGGAGGTCACCGTCGAGGTCCTCGACGTCGACATGGACCGCGAGCGCGTCTCCCTGTCGCTGAAGGCGACCCAGGAAGACCCGTGGCAGCAGTTCGCCCGCACCCACCAGATCGGCCAGGTCGTGCCCGGCAAGGTCACGAAGCTGGTTCCGTTCGGTGCGTTCGTCCGCGTGGACGAGGGCATCGAGGGCCTGGTCCACATCTCCGAGCTGGCCGAGCGCCACGTGGAGATCCCGGAGCAGGTCGTCCAGGTCAACGACGAGATCTTCGTCAAGGTCATCGACATCGACCTCGAGCGCCGCCGCATCAGCCTCTCGCTGAAGCAGGCCAACGAGTCCTTCGGTGCCGACCCGTCCGCGGTCGAGTTCGACCCGACCCTGTACGGCATGGCCGCGTCCTACGACGACCAGGGCAACTACATCTACCCCGAGGGCTTCGACCCGGAGACCAACGACTGGCTGCCGGGCTACGAGAAGCAGCGCGAGGAGTGGGAGCGCCAGTACGCCGAGGCGCAGTCCCGCTTCGAGCAGCACCAGCAGCAGGTCATCAAGTCCCGCGAGGCGGACGCCCAGGCCGTCGCCGAGGGCGGCGAGGCCGCGGCTCCGGCCGCGACCGGCGGTTCGTACTCCTCCGAGGGCGCGGACACCTCCGGTGCCCTCGCCTCGGACGAGGCGCTCGCCGCGCTGCGCGAGAAGCTGGCCGGCGGCCAGAGCTGA
- a CDS encoding PAC2 family protein: MLDPQGLYAWEPKGLAVVDTALAQESAGLVMLYHFDGYIDAGETGDQIVDRVLDSLPHQVVARFDHDRLVDYRARRPLLTFQQDRWTDYEVPAIEVRLVQDATGAPFLLLSGPEPDVEWERFAAAVRQIVERLGVRMSVNFHGIPMGVPHTRPVGLTPHGNRTDLVPGHRSPFEEAQVPGSAEALVEYRLMEAGHDVLGVAAHVPHYIARSPYPDAALTVLEAITAATGLVLPGVAHSLRTDAHRTQTEIDRQIQEGDEELTALVQGLEHQYDAAAGAETRGNMLAEPVEIPSADEIGQEFERFLAEREGDG, translated from the coding sequence GTGCTTGATCCGCAGGGTTTGTACGCATGGGAGCCGAAGGGCTTGGCCGTGGTCGACACGGCACTCGCCCAGGAGTCGGCCGGCCTTGTCATGCTCTACCACTTCGACGGATACATCGACGCGGGGGAGACCGGCGACCAGATCGTCGACCGGGTCCTCGACTCACTGCCCCACCAGGTCGTCGCCCGGTTCGACCACGACCGGCTCGTGGACTACCGCGCCCGCCGCCCCCTGCTGACCTTCCAGCAGGACCGCTGGACCGACTACGAGGTGCCCGCCATCGAGGTCCGCCTCGTCCAGGACGCCACCGGCGCGCCCTTCCTGCTGCTCTCCGGCCCCGAACCGGACGTGGAGTGGGAGCGTTTCGCGGCGGCCGTCCGGCAGATCGTGGAGCGGCTCGGGGTCCGGATGTCCGTCAACTTCCACGGCATCCCCATGGGCGTCCCGCACACCCGCCCCGTGGGCCTCACCCCGCACGGCAACCGCACCGACCTCGTCCCCGGCCACCGCAGCCCCTTCGAGGAGGCCCAGGTGCCCGGCAGCGCCGAGGCACTGGTCGAGTACCGCCTCATGGAGGCCGGACACGACGTCCTCGGCGTCGCGGCCCACGTCCCGCACTACATCGCCCGCTCGCCGTACCCGGACGCGGCCCTGACCGTCCTGGAGGCCATCACGGCCGCCACCGGCCTCGTCCTGCCCGGCGTCGCGCACTCCCTGCGCACCGACGCCCACCGCACGCAGACCGAGATCGACCGGCAGATCCAGGAGGGCGACGAGGAACTCACCGCGCTCGTCCAGGGCCTGGAGCACCAGTACGACGCCGCCGCGGGCGCCGAGACCCGCGGCAACATGCTCGCCGAACCGGTCGAGATCCCCTCGGCCGACGAGATCGGCCAGGAGTTCGAGCGCTTCCTGGCCGAGCGCGAGGGCGACGGCTAG